From the genome of Alosa sapidissima isolate fAloSap1 chromosome 14, fAloSap1.pri, whole genome shotgun sequence, one region includes:
- the rpp25b gene encoding ribonuclease P protein subunit p25b, protein MIAGFSAINGHISGQCRVVGSGGLLAAPQVATQASREIGVTPDLCLHFQGQHFNGHPQSTCTVVGGIAACIKPALPPPPPPPALPPQALSAPALPLSQSTPVPPAAPPKPGQGGFKKVCRMEEASPCPFPGLAAGVLHMRVKEGSKIRNLMGFAMARMQGPTGTETAPGLCGGTGSSASAGSAVSAAGSAGLRQVVFSGSGRAVTKTITCAEIMKRKLGGLHQLTKLCYKGVREVWESQEPAAAAAGGSGAGNGTSSEMTVHRTVPSISILLSKDPLDPCEPGYQPPETLSALWGEREEQGGAPSQAVTKRAMLLEPLVQAGQPVAKRLCVRAAVPLCCPAD, encoded by the coding sequence ATGATTGCCGGATTCAGCGCCATAAACGGACACATTAGCGGCCAGTGCCGGGTCGTGGGCTCGGGCGGGCTGCTGGCCGCACCGCAGGTCGCCACTCAGGCCAGTCGGGAGATTGGCGTGACCCCTGACCTGTGTCTGCATTTTCAGGGTCAGCACTTCAATGGGCATCCTCAGTCTACATGTACGGTGGTGGGTGGAATCGCCGCCTGCATTAAACCcgcactaccaccaccaccaccaccccctgcgCTGCCACCACAAGCACTGTCAGCACCGGCTCTGCCCCTGTCGCAGTCTACGCCTGTGCCCCCTGCTGCGCCCCCCAAACCGGGGCAGGGGGGCTTCAAGAAGGTGTGCCGCATGGAGGAGGCGTCTCCGTGCCCATTCCCGGGGCTGGCCGCCGGCGTGCTCCACATGCGGGTAAAGGAGGGCAGCAAGATTCGGAACCTCATGGGCTTCGCCATGGCCCGCATGCAGGGGCCGACCGGGACCGAAACCGCGCCAGGGCTCTGTGGCGGAACCGGGAGCTCAGCGTCCGCCGGATCAGCCGTGTCCGCTGCCGGCTCCGCGGGCCTGAGACAGGTGGTGTTCTCCGGGTCTGGCCGTGCCGTCACCAAGACCATCACGTGCGCGGAGATCATGAAACGCAAGCTGGGCGGACTCCACCAGCTCACCAAACTCTGCTACAAGGGCGTGCGCGAAGTCTGGGAAAGCCAGGagcccgctgctgctgctgctggtggcagTGGTGCTGGCAACGGCACCTCCTCCGAGATGACCGTGCATCGGACCGTGCCGTCCATCAGCATCCTGCTCTCCAAGGACCCACTGGACCCCTGCGAGCCGGGCTACCAGCCCCCCGAGACGCTCAGCGCGCTGTGGGGAGAGCGGGAGGAGCAGGGGGGGGCCCCCTCCCAGGCGGTGACTAAGAGAGCCATGCTGCTGGAGCCCCTGGTGCAGGCTGGCCAGCCTGTCGCTAAGAGGCTGTGTGTGAGGGCAGCGGTCCCGCTATGCTGCCCTGCAGACTGA